The following coding sequences are from one Augochlora pura isolate Apur16 chromosome 6, APUR_v2.2.1, whole genome shotgun sequence window:
- the LOC144470809 gene encoding DNA polymerase alpha catalytic subunit-like, protein MACSSDKLSSQVEKLDIEEDTFESIDFSKVLETEFLTQTENVEVSIGSIDFPSLLTTNADKEDILRFYWYDAYEDPRNLPGIVYLFGKIFVPSTNTYCSCCLEVINVPRRIYLLPRKHINTSKDNDDSMKEVYDEFCKFANKSGIKDFHYKTVTKNYAFEQQDVPLLSKYLEVKYSAQYPAMPYKYSGPSIKRVFGTTVNGLELLIIERNIKGPCWLDVKCSLVSRVQSSWCKLMVTCKKMENISVCSETQASPPLGMMTLNVRTVLNSVSRDNEIAMVAVLIHQKFHFEKIHKPLFQQHICLITCPYGISWPEQEHNVLSEIAYTKLMICDNEKDLLEKLLKIMAAADLDLLIGYDCGFQFDALIRRMYILGIEDWSSFGKLKRNKIPLIRAKVNLNVVIAGRPMCDIQVSSKESKLKVRGYDLQSLCRKVLNKKENECKEMKRDECKSFYATTSKIDILIKVTLIEALHILSIAIELDVFPLALEITCIAGNILSKTLTGGRIERNEYLLLHAFHLKNYITPDKRVTSSGNHENTGNKKATYTGGLVLNPKKGFYDKLILLMDFNSLYPSIIQEYNLCFTTVPGAAFANIGDLAFPESNLESGIIPTEIRKLVWSRVNVKKLMNAPNNSPKLKMQYNIRQLALKEIANSLCGCFGASYCRFYAKGLAALVTAKGREILMETKCLLEGLNYEVIYGDTDSIMINTNSADYEEACSVGEKIKQEVNKLYKMIELDIDRVFRYLLLLQKKKYAAVKMTQLPNGEIKLTQEHKGMDIVRRDWCQLACDVGKKILDQLFSNQSNENQLKEISRILRNVANDVRTNQVSLSSLVITKLLSKDPNQYRNPKPPHAQVAVRANKEGGRMWRAGDAVPYIICDNGTKTSINERAYLIDECKKSSSLKIDVNYYLRGQVFPIVSRICEPIKEIDDALLSKNFGFETIQKPGQKIPQLGIKELLSFINRNRYKDCTPFLFKCINETCRADISIKDVVTETPNGTQLSLASCSNPECTVQPWTYLSVIKNSLTLRIKELSKEYNDGWFRCTNPLCENRDRDPLMVHGKYPHCKICKESEMIKEFTESQLYHQVSFYSHIFDVDRIESKDLLAQCPEDMRTEYRSLKQEAEKMLRRMKYSNVCLDKLFPKRELRGRRSDTLKVYYGSDDEFT, encoded by the exons ATGGCTTGTAGTTCGGATAAACTAAGTTCTCAAGTAGAGAAACTTGATATTGAAGAAGATACATTTGAATCCATAGACTTTAGCAAAGTATTggaaactgaatttttaaCACAAACGGAAAATGTTGAAGTTTCAATAGGTTCTATAGATTTTCCTTCGCTGCTTACAACTAATGCGGATAAAGAAGACATTCTTAGATTTTATTGGTACGACGCGTACGAAGATCCGCGCAATCTACCTGGAATTGTATACTTATTTGGAAAGATCTTTGTGCCTTCTACAAATACGTACTGTTCTTGCTGTTTGGAAGTTATAAATGTTCCTCGAAGGATCTATCTTCTTCCTAGAAAACAT ataaatactTCCAAGGATAACGATGATTCAATGAAAGAAGTTTATGacgaattttgtaaatttgcaaataaatcaGGTATAAAAGATTTTCATTACAAAACGGTTACAAAAAATTATGCTTTCGAGCAGCAAGATGTTCCATTACTGTCCAAATATTTGGAGGTGAAATATTCGGCACAGTATCCGGCTATGCCTTACAAATATAGTGGTCCATCGATAAAACGTGTCTTTGGGACGACGGTAAACGGTTTGGAACTACttataattgaaagaaatattaaaggaCCCTGTTGGTTGGATGTGAAATGTTCTTTAGTATCTCGTGTGCAGAGCAGTTGGTGTAAAttaatg GTGACTTGTAAAAAGATGGAAAACATTTCAGTTTGTTCTGAGACCCAAGCTTCACCACCATTAGGAATGATGACATTAAATGTACGAACAGTATTGAATTCTGTATCTCGAGACAACGAAATAGCCATGGTTGCAGTATTAATacatcaaaaatttcatttcgagaaAATACATAAACCATTGTTTCAGCAACACATCTGCC taatcaCGTGTCCATATGGTATTTCTTGGCCAGAACAAGAACACAATGTGCTCTCAGAAATTGCATATACCAAACTAATGATATGTGATAACGAAAAGGATCTGctagaaaaattgctaaaaataatgGCCGCAGCcgatttagatttattaattggTTATGATTGTGGTTTCCAATTTGATGCACTAATACGGAGAATGTATATACTAGGTATTGAAGATTGGAGTAGTTTTGGAAAGCTGAAACGCAACAAAATTCCTTTAATTAGG GCTAAAGTAAATCTAAATGTAGTAATTGCTGGTCGTCCAATGTGTGATATACAAGTTTCATCTAAGGAATCAAAGCTGAAAGTTAGAGGTTACGATCTTCAATCGCTCTGCAGAAag gttttaaataaaaaggaaaatgaatGCAAGGAAATGAAACGTGATGAATGTAAATCATTTTATGCTACAACaagtaaaatagatattttaattaaagtaacatTAATAGAAGCATTGCATATTCTCTCTATTGCAATTGAACTTGATGTTTTCCCACTTGCTCTAGAAATTACTTGCATAGCTG gaaatattttatcaaaaacgTTAACAGGAGGACGCatagaaagaaatgaatatttattactacatGCTTTtcacttgaaaaattatataactccAGATAAACGAGTTACTAGTAGCGGAAACCATG AAAATACTGGCAATAAGAAGGCAACTTATACTGGAGGTTTAGTTCTTAATCCAAAGAAAGGATTTTATGATAAACTGATATTATTGATGGACTTCAATTCATTGTATCCCAGTATAATCCAAGAGTACAATTTGTGTTTCACTACTGTGCCTGGTGCTGCATTTGCTAATATTGgg GATTTAGCTTTTCCCGAATCAAATCTAGAGTCTGGAATAATTCCAACTGAAATTCGCAAATTGGTATGGAGTAGAgtaaacgttaaaaaattgatgaatgCACCAAATAACTCACctaaattgaaaatgcaatataatattaggcAATTGGCTTTGAAAGAAATAGCTAATTCCCTGTGCGGTTGCTTTGGTGCTTCTTATTGTAGATTTTATGCTAAAGGGCTTGCTGCTTTGGTAACAG CAAAAGGCcgagaaattttaatggagACAAAATGTCTTCTTGAAGGGTTGAATTATGAAGTTATATATGGAGACACTGATTCCATAATGATAAATACTAATTCGGCAGACTATGAAGAGGCTTGTTCTGTCGGTGAaaag ATCAAACAAGAagtgaataaattatacaagatGATAGAATTAGATATCGATAGAGTGTTTCGCTATTTATTACTTCTACAGAAGAAGAAGTATGCTGCAGTTAAAATGACACAGTTACCTAATGGAGAGATCAAGTTAACACAAGAACATAAGGGTATGGATATTGTGAGAAGGGACTGGTGTCAGTTAGCCTGTGATGTTGGAAA AAAAATCTTAGATCAGTTATTTTCTAATCAATCTAATGAGAATCAGTTAAAAGAGATTTCACGGATATTGCGAAACGTTGCTAATGATGTTCGAACAAATCAAGTTTCTTTGTCATCGTTAGTTATTACAAAACTGTTATCGAAAGATCCAAACCAATATCGGAATCCCAAGCCACCGCATGCGCAAGTAGCTGTAAGAGCAAATAAGGAAGGTGGTAGGATGTGGAGAGCTGGAGATGCTGTGCCATACATCATATGTGAT AATGGAACCAAAACGTCCATAAATGAGAGAGCATATCTCATTGACGAGTGCAAAAAGAGCAgttctttgaaaattgatgttaattattatttgcgaGGTCAAGTATTTCCGATTGTGTCGAGGATCTGTGAACCAATCAAAGAAATCGATGATGCGTTACTATCTAAAAATTTTg gtTTCGAGACAATTCAGAAACCTGGACAAAAGATACCGCAACTAGGAATCAAAGAGTTACTATCGTTTATAAATCGTAATAGATATAAGGATTGtactccatttttatttaaatgtataaatgaaaCATGTAGAGCCGATATTTCTATAAAGGACGTTGTAACCGAAACA ccTAACGGTACGCAGCTATCACTTGCATCCTGTTCAAATCCAGAATGCACGGTACAGCCGTGGACATACTTAAGTGTTATCAAAAATAGTTTAACACTTCGTATAAAAGAACTGTCTAAGGAATATAATGATGGTTGGTTTAGGTGCACAAACCCATTATGTGagaatagagatagagatccATTGATGGTTCATGGAAAATACCcacattgtaaaatatgtaaagaaTCGGAGATGATCAAAGAA ttcaCAGAATCGCAACTGTACCACCAAGTGTCTTTCTATAGTCATATATTTGACGTGGATCGGATAGAATCTAAAg ATCTACTAGCTCAATGTCCAGAAGATATGAGAACTGAATACCGTAGCTTAAAACAAGAAGCGGAAAAGATGTTGAGGCGAATGAAATATTCTAATGTATGCTTGGATAAGTTATTCCCCAAGAGGGAATTAAGAGGTCGACGTTCAGACACTTTGAAAGTCTATTATGGATCAGATGATGAGTTTACATAA
- the LOC144470841 gene encoding RNA-binding protein NOB1, with product MNEKQKVQHLIVDTSAFIRNTALQDIGINIITEQDVVNEVTNKRQLRRLVVLPYDLIIQTAHPENIKFVTEFAKKTGDYTSLSATDIKVIALTYQLEKEKVGTDHLRTVPLVSRTVDSSVGQAEDSRTPLAGFYMPEKNAVVTEKDTEEHDAKKLDKEDDSKNKDEEQVEIQEEDKVKNSNAKEEKSESYCSDCSDIESNYETADSDIEEENIDDVSSKFLKLTCEPSEFIVQDKDNCEHNVDDILTTVENASDNEDNNIDEYNEYESNEDYDDDNDSGWITPKNISIVKKEINSDLLEEKSATVACLTIDFAMQNVLKQIGLNVVALDGRLIKQVKTFIFRCYACYKTTSIMTKVFCPSCGNKTLKKVAMTVDDEGNQQIHINFRKRISKRGKRFSLPMPKGGKHANNPILCEDQPLPHQRQTRLARTKNDPLQDDYIAGYSPFIMRDVHSKSAMLGIRSSSSIKYWMQNNPNECRKKRK from the exons ATGAACGAGAAACAAAAGGTGCAACATTTGATTGTTGATACGAGCGCATTCATTAGAAATACAGCTTTACag GAcattggaattaatataataacggAACAAGATGTAGTAAATGAAGTGACAAACAAGCGGCAGTTGAGAAGATTGGTTGTCCTGCcgtatgatttaataatacagaCTGCACATCcagagaatataaaatttg TAACCGAGTTTGCTAAGAAAACAGGGGATTATACAAGTTTATCAGCAACtgatataaaagtaattgcgTTAACATATCAACTGGAAAAGGAGAAAGTAGGAACAGATCATTTAAGAACTGTTCCGCTTGTATCAAGAACGGTAGATTCCAGTGTCGGTCAGGCAGAAGATTCCCGTACTCCATTAGCTGGTTTTTACATGCCAGAGAAAAAT GCGGTTGTAACAGAAAAAGATACAGAGGAACATGATGcaaaaaaattagataaagAGGATGATTCGAAGAATAAAGATGAAGAACAAGTGGAAATACAAGAGGAGGACAAAGTAAAGAATAGTAACGCTAAAGAAGAGAAATCAGAATCATATTGTAGCGACTGTTCTGACATTGAATCAAACTATGAAACTGCAGATTCTGATattgaagaagaaaatatagatGACGTATCTTCTAAATTTTTGAAGTTAACTTGTGAACCATCAGAATTCATAGTTCAAGATAAAGATAACTGCGAGCACAATGTCGATGACATTCTTACCACAGTTGAAAATGCTTCTGACAATGAAGATAACAATATTGATGAATACAATGAATACGAAAGTAACGAAGATTATGATGATGACAATGATAGTGGATGGATTACACCTA AGAATATCTCTATCGTGAAGAAGGAAATTAATTCAGAcctcttagaagaaaaatctgCAACTGTTGCATGTTTAACAATAGACTTTGCAATGCAGAatgttttaaaacaaattgGTTTGAATGTAGTAGCTTTGGATGgaagattaattaaacaagTGAAAACATTTATCTTCAGGTGTTATGCGTGTTACAAGACAACCAGTATCATGACAAAAGTTTTCTGTCCTAGTTGTGgcaataaaacattaaaaaaagttGCAATGACGGTTGATGATGAAGGAAACCAgcaaattcatattaatttccgGAAACGAATTTCAAAGAGGGGAAAAAGG TTTTCCTTGCCAATGCCGAAAGGAGGGAAACATGCAAACAATCCCATTCTTTGCGAAGACCAACCATTACCTCATCAAAGGCAAACAAGACTGGCTCGCACTAAAAATGATCCTTTACAGGACGATTACATAGCTGGATATTCCCCATTTATTATGCGCGACGTACATTCTAAATCAGCTATGTTAGGTATACGGTCATCaagttctattaaatattggatGCAAAACAATCCGAATGAATgtagaaagaaacgaaaataa
- the LOC144470966 gene encoding ribonuclease P protein subunit p40 isoform X4, which translates to MLSPETWNFKPPQHYFSTQKRDFKRTDIPDIVKSHFFNHSISLVLPDTVRIPDDLQSCISEDSDYYRVNAVNVLDLINKEFIEAFVKKGELSLLTIGNKIDVDNAIVITPTGHLILSLLTEDFQILGLEGKASFFDRKANTRYVVTIDLKSESFTPGKKNYEHIRISLKERLKHKFDVVLSWNPPDENLCPSSIAAWFHEHQYNVLLCRLTFTQKTEYSLKIPTISEEGDNDTFFEWLGVFSISGELKNVKPDDYVNTYICPSPSMDVGQIKYLQWTGFFTRQQVINIYEAVRKYILMKNTIPWGVLHVQGFSDSPLSWDLKEHTFYTDGDNSYTIVFRPAANTIIRKSLSSNNKPRNFH; encoded by the exons atgctCAGCCCAGAAACATGGAACTTTAAGCCGCctcaacattatttttctacacAAAAAAGAGATTTTAAGAGAACAGATATACCAGACATCGTCAAATcgcatttttttaatcattcg ATATCTTTGGTGCTTCCTGACACCGTCAGAATTCCGGATGATTTGCAAAGTTGCATTTCAGAAGACAGCGACTATTACCGAGTCAACGCTGTGAATGTACttgatttaataaacaaagaaTTCATTGAGGCATTTGTTAAAAAAG GAGAACTGAGTCTCCTGACAATtgggaataaaattgatgtgGATAATGCGATTGTCATTACACCAACTGGCCATTTAATATTGTCATTGTTGACAGAAGATTTTCAAATACTCGGTTTAGAGGGGAAAGCCTCTTTTTTTGACCGTAAAGCAAATACACGTTATG ttGTGACTATTGATTTAAAATCTGAAAGCTTTACACCCGGCAAGAAGAATTATGAGCACATCCGAATATCATTGAAAGAACGTTTAAAGCATAAATTCGATGTAGTACTTTCTTGGAATCCACCAG aTGAAAATTTGTGTCCATCATCGATAGCAGCATGGTTTCACGAGCACCAATACAACGTCCTTCTTTGTCGTTTAACTTTTACACAAAAAActgaatattctttaaaaataccaACAATTTCAGAGGAAGGTGATAACGATACATTTTTTGAGTGGCTCGGAGTTTTTAGTATTTCTGGTGaatt AAAAAATGTTAAGCCAGACGATTATGTAAACACATATATATGCCCTTCACCGTCTATGGATGTTGgtcaaatcaaatatttacaatgGACTGGTTTTTTTACAAGACAgcaagtaataaatatatatgaggctgtaagaaaatatatattaatgaagAACACTATACCATGGGGTGTTTTACATGTGCAAGGATTTTCAGATAGTCCACTTAGTTGGGATTTAAAAGAACATACATTTTATACTGATGGTGATAACAGttatacaattgtatttaGACCAGCTGCTAATACCATTATACGAAAAAGTCTTAGTTCAAATAATAAACCAAGAAATTTTCACTAA
- the LOC144470966 gene encoding uncharacterized protein LOC144470966 isoform X2: MLSPETWNFKPPQHYFSTQKRDFKRTDIPDIVKSHFFNHSISLVLPDTVRIPDDLQSCISEDSDYYRVNAVNVLDLINKEFIEAFVKKGELSLLTIGNKIDVDNAIVITPTGHLILSLLTEDFQILGLEGKASFFDRKANTRYDLGSGSAGWRTSDIEKMIINGVSVMPNLACFILCSDCTDNIIAALAQHCKKLQKLDVTASRSVTERSVLPLLSCKYLTQVKLCRTSMTIPGYANLFLEHLNIQDIGRCDEFGFVLELINKKETNVKSSFHIKIFESRNFSMEHLYLLVDMCPYITSLCLLRDEKIVDLTILATLDYLQELKLLSCDFYTHGINSLLEIKGSTIVSLHLEHVEEIDLNALISISQYCPGIKSLMFYNCEFLERVQRYPRKLAVSPFQSLERIKCVAECVSMHLEFLLSHCTNIKFIQLGSSTGIEDETMRRILLQNPMSKLEELKILYSHDLSMRTIQLLMENCDNLQRLSELENWRGISPAELNLFREELKNTNTNLDTSPNVFFA; this comes from the exons atgctCAGCCCAGAAACATGGAACTTTAAGCCGCctcaacattatttttctacacAAAAAAGAGATTTTAAGAGAACAGATATACCAGACATCGTCAAATcgcatttttttaatcattcg ATATCTTTGGTGCTTCCTGACACCGTCAGAATTCCGGATGATTTGCAAAGTTGCATTTCAGAAGACAGCGACTATTACCGAGTCAACGCTGTGAATGTACttgatttaataaacaaagaaTTCATTGAGGCATTTGTTAAAAAAG GAGAACTGAGTCTCCTGACAATtgggaataaaattgatgtgGATAATGCGATTGTCATTACACCAACTGGCCATTTAATATTGTCATTGTTGACAGAAGATTTTCAAATACTCGGTTTAGAGGGGAAAGCCTCTTTTTTTGACCGTAAAGCAAATACACGTTATG ACTTGGGTTCAGGTTCAGCTGGCTGGAGAACGTCTGACATTGAGAAAATGATCATCAATGGAGTTTCTGTCATGCCAAATTTAGCATGCTTCATTTTGTGTTCTGACTGTACAGATAATATTATAGCGGCCTTGGCACAGCATTGTAAAAAGCTGCAAAAGCTAGATGTAACTGCATCTAGGTCTGTAACAGAACGCAGTGTTCTTCCTCTGCTttcatgtaaatatttaacacaaGTTAAGTTATGTAGAACTTCGATGACTATACCCGGCTATGCAAATCTGTTCTTAGAACATTTGAACATACAAGATATTGGCAGATGCGACGAGTTTGGGTTTGTTTTAGAGCTCatcaataaaaaagaaaccaaTGTTAAAAGTTCctttcacataaaaatatttgaaagtcGAAATTTCAGTATGGaacatttatatcttttaGTTGATATGTGTCCATATATTACAAGTCTTTGTTTACTACGtgatgaaaaaattgttgacttAACAATTCTTGCCACTCTTGATTACTTACAAGAATTAAAGCTCTTGTCTTGTGATTTTTATACCCATGGGATAAACTCGTTGTTGGAAATAAAGGGTAGCACAATTGTAAGTCTGCACTTGGAGCatgtagaagaaattgatttaaatgcACTGATATCCATAAGTCAATACTGCCCGGGTATAAAAAGtctaatgttttataattgtgaATTCTTAGAACGTGTACAAAGATATCCAAGAAAGCTTGCAGTTTCACCTTTTCAATCGTTAGAGAGAATCAAATGTGTAGCGGAATGCGTTAGTATGCACCTAGAATTTTTGCTTTCTCATTGTACAAATATCAAGTTTATACAATTGGGTTCATCGACTGGTATCGAGGATGAAACAATGAGGAGAATACTTTTGCAAAATCCAATGAGCAAATTGGAAGaacttaaaatattgtacagtCATGATTTATCAATGAGAACAATACAGCTACTAATGGAAAATTGTGATAATTTACAACGTTTGTCTGAATTAGAAAACTGGCGAGGAATATCGCCTGCAGAGTTAAATCTATTCagagaagaattaaaaaacacTAACACAAACTTGGATACAAGTCCAAATGTGTTTTTCGCATAA
- the LOC144470966 gene encoding uncharacterized protein LOC144470966 isoform X3 produces MPKKHQVPMLVDLALKSIGEYVIAFGRYMTKLVCTISKTNPECGNVKLRSMLEFMKDLLNSNVPRNLYNRMSIAVLTAVKNLVEETRGTYNDFILTTAFLSEMTIALHLTEVAIGAHLRTIEFLVWPKIMRHMLYNKLHNMVGLEILDLGSGSAGWRTSDIEKMIINGVSVMPNLACFILCSDCTDNIIAALAQHCKKLQKLDVTASRSVTERSVLPLLSFVTIDLKSESFTPGKKNYEHIRISLKERLKHKFDVVLSWNPPDENLCPSSIAAWFHEHQYNVLLCRLTFTQKTEYSLKIPTISEEGDNDTFFEWLGVFSISGELKNVKPDDYVNTYICPSPSMDVGQIKYLQWTGFFTRQQVINIYEAVRKYILMKNTIPWGVLHVQGFSDSPLSWDLKEHTFYTDGDNSYTIVFRPAANTIIRKSLSSNNKPRNFH; encoded by the exons atgcCAAAGAAACACCAAGTACCTATGCTAGTGGATCTAGCATTAAAATCTATCGGCGAATATGTAATTGCTTTTGGTAGATACATGACAAAGCTTGTTTGCACCATTTCTAAAACAAATCCAGAATGTGGAAATGTTAAATTACGTTCAATGTTAGAATTCATGAAAGATTTATTAAACTCCAATGTACCACGAAACTTGTACAATAGAATGTCCATAGCAGTGTTGACTGcagttaaaaatttagttGAAGAAACCAGAGGCACATACAATGACTTTATTCTCACTACAGCCTTTCTATCAGAAATGACAATTGCTCTTCATTTAACAGAAGTTGCTATAGGTGCACATTTAAGAACAATTGAATTCTTAGTTTGGCCTAAAATTATGAGGCATATGCTTTATAATAAGTTACACAATATGGTTGGCCTTGAAATTTTAGACTTGGGTTCAGGTTCAGCTGGCTGGAGAACGTCTGACATTGAGAAAATGATCATCAATGGAGTTTCTGTCATGCCAAATTTAGCATGCTTCATTTTGTGTTCTGACTGTACAGATAATATTATAGCGGCCTTGGCACAGCATTGTAAAAAGCTGCAAAAGCTAGATGTAACTGCATCTAGGTCTGTAACAGAACGCAGTGTTCTTCCTCTGCTttcat ttGTGACTATTGATTTAAAATCTGAAAGCTTTACACCCGGCAAGAAGAATTATGAGCACATCCGAATATCATTGAAAGAACGTTTAAAGCATAAATTCGATGTAGTACTTTCTTGGAATCCACCAG aTGAAAATTTGTGTCCATCATCGATAGCAGCATGGTTTCACGAGCACCAATACAACGTCCTTCTTTGTCGTTTAACTTTTACACAAAAAActgaatattctttaaaaataccaACAATTTCAGAGGAAGGTGATAACGATACATTTTTTGAGTGGCTCGGAGTTTTTAGTATTTCTGGTGaatt AAAAAATGTTAAGCCAGACGATTATGTAAACACATATATATGCCCTTCACCGTCTATGGATGTTGgtcaaatcaaatatttacaatgGACTGGTTTTTTTACAAGACAgcaagtaataaatatatatgaggctgtaagaaaatatatattaatgaagAACACTATACCATGGGGTGTTTTACATGTGCAAGGATTTTCAGATAGTCCACTTAGTTGGGATTTAAAAGAACATACATTTTATACTGATGGTGATAACAGttatacaattgtatttaGACCAGCTGCTAATACCATTATACGAAAAAGTCTTAGTTCAAATAATAAACCAAGAAATTTTCACTAA
- the LOC144470966 gene encoding uncharacterized protein LOC144470966 isoform X1, with amino-acid sequence MPKKHQVPMLVDLALKSIGEYVIAFGRYMTKLVCTISKTNPECGNVKLRSMLEFMKDLLNSNVPRNLYNRMSIAVLTAVKNLVEETRGTYNDFILTTAFLSEMTIALHLTEVAIGAHLRTIEFLVWPKIMRHMLYNKLHNMVGLEILDLGSGSAGWRTSDIEKMIINGVSVMPNLACFILCSDCTDNIIAALAQHCKKLQKLDVTASRSVTERSVLPLLSCKYLTQVKLCRTSMTIPGYANLFLEHLNIQDIGRCDEFGFVLELINKKETNVKSSFHIKIFESRNFSMEHLYLLVDMCPYITSLCLLRDEKIVDLTILATLDYLQELKLLSCDFYTHGINSLLEIKGSTIVSLHLEHVEEIDLNALISISQYCPGIKSLMFYNCEFLERVQRYPRKLAVSPFQSLERIKCVAECVSMHLEFLLSHCTNIKFIQLGSSTGIEDETMRRILLQNPMSKLEELKILYSHDLSMRTIQLLMENCDNLQRLSELENWRGISPAELNLFREELKNTNTNLDTSPNVFFA; translated from the coding sequence atgcCAAAGAAACACCAAGTACCTATGCTAGTGGATCTAGCATTAAAATCTATCGGCGAATATGTAATTGCTTTTGGTAGATACATGACAAAGCTTGTTTGCACCATTTCTAAAACAAATCCAGAATGTGGAAATGTTAAATTACGTTCAATGTTAGAATTCATGAAAGATTTATTAAACTCCAATGTACCACGAAACTTGTACAATAGAATGTCCATAGCAGTGTTGACTGcagttaaaaatttagttGAAGAAACCAGAGGCACATACAATGACTTTATTCTCACTACAGCCTTTCTATCAGAAATGACAATTGCTCTTCATTTAACAGAAGTTGCTATAGGTGCACATTTAAGAACAATTGAATTCTTAGTTTGGCCTAAAATTATGAGGCATATGCTTTATAATAAGTTACACAATATGGTTGGCCTTGAAATTTTAGACTTGGGTTCAGGTTCAGCTGGCTGGAGAACGTCTGACATTGAGAAAATGATCATCAATGGAGTTTCTGTCATGCCAAATTTAGCATGCTTCATTTTGTGTTCTGACTGTACAGATAATATTATAGCGGCCTTGGCACAGCATTGTAAAAAGCTGCAAAAGCTAGATGTAACTGCATCTAGGTCTGTAACAGAACGCAGTGTTCTTCCTCTGCTttcatgtaaatatttaacacaaGTTAAGTTATGTAGAACTTCGATGACTATACCCGGCTATGCAAATCTGTTCTTAGAACATTTGAACATACAAGATATTGGCAGATGCGACGAGTTTGGGTTTGTTTTAGAGCTCatcaataaaaaagaaaccaaTGTTAAAAGTTCctttcacataaaaatatttgaaagtcGAAATTTCAGTATGGaacatttatatcttttaGTTGATATGTGTCCATATATTACAAGTCTTTGTTTACTACGtgatgaaaaaattgttgacttAACAATTCTTGCCACTCTTGATTACTTACAAGAATTAAAGCTCTTGTCTTGTGATTTTTATACCCATGGGATAAACTCGTTGTTGGAAATAAAGGGTAGCACAATTGTAAGTCTGCACTTGGAGCatgtagaagaaattgatttaaatgcACTGATATCCATAAGTCAATACTGCCCGGGTATAAAAAGtctaatgttttataattgtgaATTCTTAGAACGTGTACAAAGATATCCAAGAAAGCTTGCAGTTTCACCTTTTCAATCGTTAGAGAGAATCAAATGTGTAGCGGAATGCGTTAGTATGCACCTAGAATTTTTGCTTTCTCATTGTACAAATATCAAGTTTATACAATTGGGTTCATCGACTGGTATCGAGGATGAAACAATGAGGAGAATACTTTTGCAAAATCCAATGAGCAAATTGGAAGaacttaaaatattgtacagtCATGATTTATCAATGAGAACAATACAGCTACTAATGGAAAATTGTGATAATTTACAACGTTTGTCTGAATTAGAAAACTGGCGAGGAATATCGCCTGCAGAGTTAAATCTATTCagagaagaattaaaaaacacTAACACAAACTTGGATACAAGTCCAAATGTGTTTTTCGCATAA